CCCGCCGGCGGTTGGTGGCGCGACCGCGCTACCGACGTTGACCACCTCCAGCTTGGCAATGCGCGCAGCGCGACTGGTCTGTTCATCAGCGGTGTAGAGCGCAACGCGCACACCGGCAGCACGCGCAGCATCGCGCAAGCGCTCGTTGCCGGCAATGCTCTGCAGCGCAGCCGTGCCATCCGGCACCAGCAACTCGACGCGGGAAGCGCCCGCTTCCTGCACCTGCCGGATGATCGCGTCGATGCTGCTGTCGGGGGCAACCGGGATCAGCAGCGCGTCATCGTGACCGAGCTGACTCAGCGGCAACGACGGCTCGCGTCCGGACGTGGGCCGTCGTTGGGATCGGTTGTTGGGAGGTGTGTTGCCCACGGCGCTCCTTTCACGTCTCGCTAGATCGGCAGGACGGGATGGCGCAGGCTCCCGTCCCGTTGCTCACGCCGGACGACGCTCGCCGGCCTGCGCCGCTAATGCCTCGTCCACCTGGGCTAGCGCCTCGTCGAGCCTGGCCGCATCCCGGCCCCCTGCCTGGGCGACATCGGGCCGTCCACCGCCACCACCACCGACGATCTGCGCCAGCGTTTTCACCAACCGACCGGCATGGTAGCCCTGCTGCACCAGGTCGGCGGTGATCATCGCCAGCAACTGGGGCTTGTCGTTGATCACCGCGCCGAGTACCACCACACCGGAGCCGAGCTTGGCGCGCAACCAATCGCCCATCTCGCGCAAGCGCTCGATGCTGGGCGCCTCCACGCGCGCAGCGATCAGCGCCACGCCGTCGTGCTCGCGCTGCCCTTGCAGGATCGCCTCCAGTTGCTGTCCGGTCTGGGCGCGGGCGAGCTGCGCAAGCTGTTGTTGCTGCTGACGGAGCTGCTGCTGCAGTTGATCAACGCGTTCGGCCAGCTGCGCGGGAGCCACGCCCAGCCGCTGCGCCAGATCGCGCAGCAGGCCGAGCTGCTGATCGACATACTCCTCCGCGCCACGCCCGGTCACGGCTTCGATGCGGCGCAGCCCCGAGCCGATCGACGACTCGGCGACGATCTTGAAGAAGCCGATCTCGCCGGTGCGCGTCACGTGCGTGCCGCCGCACAGCTCGCGCGAGCAGAACTCAGGCGCTTCCGCAGGCGGCGGACCCGGCAAGCGCTGCTCAGCGGCCAGCGTCACCCGTCCGGCATCGTCGCCACACCCCACGGTCACCACGCGCACGATGTCGCCATACTTCTCGCCGAAGAGCGCCATCGCGCCCAGACGGCGGGCCTCGGTCAGCGGCATCTCGGCCGGCGCCACCAGCGTATCGGCGCGAATCCAGGCGTTGACGCGCCGCTCGATGGCGCGCAGCTCCTCGGGCGTGACCGCGCGCGGATGGCTGAAGTCGAAGCGCAGGCGCTCGGGCGCCACCAGCGAGCCGGCCTGTTCGGCGTGCTCACCCAGGATGTCGCGCAGCGCGCGGTGCAGCAGGTGCGTCGCGGTATGGTTGCGCATGATATCGCGCCGCCGCTCGGCTTCGACCTCCAGATCGAGCGTGTCGCCGACGCGCAGCGTGCCGCGCGCCACCACGCCGCTATGCACATGCAGGCCGGGAATCGGCTTTTGCACGTCCTGCACCTGCACCACGACTTGCTGGTTATGCATCACGCCGGTATCGCCCACCTGGCCGCCGCTCTCGGCGTAGAAGGGCGTGCGGTCGAGCACGATCTGCACCGTTTCGCCTTCGCTGGCCTGCTCCACCAGTGCGCCGTCCACGGCGATCGCCAGCACGGTGCCATGGCCACGCAGCTCGCTGTAGCCGGTGAAGATCGTCGGCGGCAGATCGGCGTCGCTCCACAGCTCGGCCTGCGTGCCGCGCTTGAACTGCGCCGCCTCGCGCGCGCGGCGCCGCTGCTCCTCGCGCGCCGCCTGGTAACCGGCCTCGTCGATGCCCAGGCCGCGGCTGGCGAGAATCTTGGCAGTCAGGTCCGGCGGGAAGCCAAAGGTGTCGTGCAGGCGAAAGACATCCTCACCGGCCATGATCGTGCGGCCCTCGGCCTGCATGCGCGCCACGATCGCTTCGAGCTGCTCCAGACCGCTCGCCAGCGTCTGGAGAAAGCGCTCCTCTTCAGCCGTCACCACCTGTTTGATGTAGTCGGCCTTGGCCACCAGCTCCGGATAGGCATCGCCCATGATCGCGATCACCACCGCCACCGTCTCGGCCAGGAAGGGCCGCGTCAGGCCCAGGGTCTGGCCCTGGTAGGCCGCCCGTCGCAGGATGCGGCGCAGCACGTAGTTGCGCCCCTCGTTGCCGGGACGCACGCCGTCGGCGATCAGAAAGGCGCAGGCGCGCGAATGGTCGGCGATGGCGCGGTAGGGCGCCGGCTGCGCTGCATAGTGGGCCTCGCCCTTGCCGACCAGCGCGATCAACCGGTCGATGATCGGGCGGAACAGGTCGGTCTCGTAGTTGGAGGGCGCGTTTTGCAGCACGCTGGCGATGCGCTCCAGGCCCATGCCGGTATCCACGCCGGGCTTGGGCAGCGGCGTGAGGCGGCCCTCGGCGTCGCGGTTGTACTGCATAAAGACCAGGTTCCAGATCTCCAGCCAGCGCGCGCAGCCGTTGTCGAGCAGCACGCTGCAGTCGGGCTGCCCGCAGGTGCAAGCCTGCGGACCCCAGTCGTAGTGCATCTCCGAGGTCGGGCCGCAGGGACCGGTGTCGCCCATCTGCCAGAAGTTGGTTTTGTCGCCCATGCGCAGCACACGCTCCGGCGGCACGCCCTGGTCCTCGATCCAGTAGCGGGGCGACTCCTCATCCTGCTCGTGCACGGTGAAGACCAGCCGTTCCAGCGGGATGCCGAAAACGCGCGTCAGCAGCTCGTAGGCGTAGGCGATCGCTTCGCGCTTGAAGTAGTCGCCAAACGAGAAGTTGCCGAGCATTTCAAAGAAGGTATGGTGCCGCGGCGAGGGGCCGACCTCTTCCAGGTCGTTGT
This is a stretch of genomic DNA from Kallotenue papyrolyticum. It encodes these proteins:
- the alaS gene encoding alanine--tRNA ligase codes for the protein MKSSDIRQAFLQFFAERGHTVVPSSSLVPANDPTLLFTNAGMVQFKDTFLGLETRPYTRAVSSQKCMRVSGKHNDLEEVGPSPRHHTFFEMLGNFSFGDYFKREAIAYAYELLTRVFGIPLERLVFTVHEQDEESPRYWIEDQGVPPERVLRMGDKTNFWQMGDTGPCGPTSEMHYDWGPQACTCGQPDCSVLLDNGCARWLEIWNLVFMQYNRDAEGRLTPLPKPGVDTGMGLERIASVLQNAPSNYETDLFRPIIDRLIALVGKGEAHYAAQPAPYRAIADHSRACAFLIADGVRPGNEGRNYVLRRILRRAAYQGQTLGLTRPFLAETVAVVIAIMGDAYPELVAKADYIKQVVTAEEERFLQTLASGLEQLEAIVARMQAEGRTIMAGEDVFRLHDTFGFPPDLTAKILASRGLGIDEAGYQAAREEQRRRAREAAQFKRGTQAELWSDADLPPTIFTGYSELRGHGTVLAIAVDGALVEQASEGETVQIVLDRTPFYAESGGQVGDTGVMHNQQVVVQVQDVQKPIPGLHVHSGVVARGTLRVGDTLDLEVEAERRRDIMRNHTATHLLHRALRDILGEHAEQAGSLVAPERLRFDFSHPRAVTPEELRAIERRVNAWIRADTLVAPAEMPLTEARRLGAMALFGEKYGDIVRVVTVGCGDDAGRVTLAAEQRLPGPPPAEAPEFCSRELCGGTHVTRTGEIGFFKIVAESSIGSGLRRIEAVTGRGAEEYVDQQLGLLRDLAQRLGVAPAQLAERVDQLQQQLRQQQQQLAQLARAQTGQQLEAILQGQREHDGVALIAARVEAPSIERLREMGDWLRAKLGSGVVVLGAVINDKPQLLAMITADLVQQGYHAGRLVKTLAQIVGGGGGGRPDVAQAGGRDAARLDEALAQVDEALAAQAGERRPA